One region of Eupeodes corollae chromosome 1, idEupCoro1.1, whole genome shotgun sequence genomic DNA includes:
- the LOC129939432 gene encoding beta-1,3-galactosyltransferase 6 gives MRRMNNLITLFSAIFAFFFGSFLTTIITNIEKCPSKTTVSKLDQNHEIFLMVLILSAPNYIEKRQIIRDTWLKTGGPLVQPYYPEDFVYVPDYDADGFLEMESVAEQSNHIRNYVDWLDGVENAVASRRYIKVKHCFAIGTKNLSPVLLGELKKEQKEFNDMLFLPKLHDSYSNLTKKLILSLEHLTNHESFTYLLKVDDDSYVKMDYLLNELVSFDRKLIRKSSGYKANPIPELYWGFFNGRAAIKTRGQWKEEHYYICGKYAPYALGGGYVISRSIAEYIDANSQILNTYVSEDISMGTWLAPLRNVYRRHDIRFDTGYMPRKCRRQHLVLHKRTIQQMKDLYEGKLCTFEVPNEHSLKRPLEYYYDWKKPADSCCNNIAA, from the coding sequence ATGCGGCGaatgaacaatttaattacCCTCTTCAGTgccatttttgcatttttcttcgGTTCCTTTTTGACGACAATCATTACAAATATCGAAAAATGTCCCTCAAAAACAACGGTGTCCAAATTGGACCAAAATCATGAAATATTCTTAATGGTGCTGATTCTATCGGCACCCAATTATATAGAGAAACGACAAATAATCCGAGACACTTGGCTTAAAACTGGAGGTCCTCTGGTTCAACCCTATTACCCGGAGGACTTTGTATATGTTCCTGACTACGATGCAGATGGCTTTCTCGAAATGGAATCAGTTGCTGAACAATCGAATCATATACGGAACTATGTGGATTGGTTAGATGGCGTAGAAAATGCCGTTGCTAGCAGGAGGTACATCAAAGTCAAACATTGCTTTGCCATTGGGACGAAGAATCTCAGTCCAGTTCTCTTGGGAGAATTGAAGAAGGAACAGAAAGAGTTTAACGATATGCTGTTCTTGCCTAAATTGCATGATTCCTACTCAAACCTCACAAAGAAGCTGATTCTCTCCCTCGAGCATCTCACCAATCATGAGTCGTTTACCTATCTACTTAAAGTAGACGATGATTCTTACGTGAAGATGGACTATCTGCTCAATGAACTTGTTTCTTTCGATAGGAAACTGATTCGCAAGTCCTCCGGCTACAAGGCAAATCCAATCCCAGAACTCTACTGGGGATTCTTCAATGGCAGAGCAGCCATTAAAACGAGGGGACAATGGAAAGAGGAACATTATTACATCTGTGGCAAATATGCGCCTTATGCTCTTGGGGGAGGATATGTCATTAGTCGGTCCATTGCCGAATATATCGATGCCAACTCTCAAATCCTTAACACTTATGTTAGCGAAGACATATCCATGGGAACTTGGTTGGCCCCGCTGCGGAATGTCTACAGACGGCATGATATTCGCTTCGACACCGGCTACATGCCAAGGAAGTGTCGTCGGCAGCATTTGGTTCTGCATAAGCGAACAATTCAGCAAATGAAAGATCTGTATGAGGGCAAGTTATGTACGTTCGAGGTTCCAAATGAACACAGTCTCAAGCGCCCCTTGGAATACTATTACGATTGGAAGAAACCAGCGGATTCATGCTGTAATAATATAGCAGCTTAG